The genomic stretch CGCCCTCCGGCGCTTGCGCGGTTACCGCCCGATCTCGCGCAGCGGCTTGCCCGCCAGCAGATTTTCTTCGATCTTTTCGAGCGGCACGCCGCGCGTTTCCGGCACGAAGAAGAACGTGAACGCGATGAACGCGGCGTTCAGCACGGCGTAGAGCCAGAAGGTCTGCGCGTGACCGAGCGAGTTGAGCAGCGTGAGAAACGTTGCGCCCACCACGGTATTCGCGACCCAGTTCGTGAACGTCGAAGCCGCAATGCCGAAGTCGCGGCCCTTGATCGGCTGGATCTCCGAACACAGGATCCAGATCATCGGGCCCGCCGACATGGCAAACCCCGCGATGAAGATGAGCAGCATCGCCACGGCAAAGAGCTGCTCTGCGTGCGTGGAAACGCCGAGATGCAGGAGCCAGCCGAGCGCGCCCATGCCCACCGTCATGACGCCGAAGCCCGTGAGCAGAATCGGGCGGCGGCCCCAGCGATCCACGAGGCCGATGGCGATGAACGTCGCCACCACGTTGACCACGCCCACGATCACGGTGCCCCACAGCTGCGCCTGATGGCCGCTGTAGCCCGCGAGGCCGAAAATGCGCGGTGCGTAGTACATCACCACGTTGATGCCGGTGAGCTGCTGCACGACCTGCAAGCCAATGCCGAGCGCGAGCGAGCGGCGGAAGTCGCGGTTCTTGCGCAGCAGCGAGAAGCCCTGCTCCTTGACCTGCAACTGGCGCGCGATGTCTTTCATTTCCTGCTCGACCACGGCCGTTTCCGGCCGCACGCTGTTGAGCACCTTGCGCGCTTCGTCGTTGCGGTTCTTCATCATGAGCCAGCGCGGGCTGTTCGGCAGCGCGAGCACACCCAGCAGAAAGATGCCGGCCGGAATCGCCACCACGCCCAGCATCCAGCGCCAGGCGCCCGACGAAGCGAAGGCCGTATCGGAGAGAAACGCCACCAGAATGCCCACCGTCACCATCAGCTGATACGCGGACACCATCGCGCCGCGCACCTGCCCCGGCGCGATTTCCGAGAGATAGAGCGGCGCCGTGAACGTGGCGATACCCACGGCCACGCCCAGCACGAGCCGCGCGCCAATCAGGAACGCGGGATTCGGCGCGCTCGCGCACAGCAGCGAACCGACGATGAACAACGCCGCGCCGAGCAGCAGCGAATATTTGCGGCCGAGCCAGAACGAAAGGCCGCCCGCCGCGAGCGCGCCCACGGCGGCGCCCACCATCATCGAACTGACGATCCATTCCTGCAGGTGGTCGCTGACCTGAAAGTCTTTGGCGATGAACGGCAACGCGCCCGCGATCACGCCGATGTCGAGACCGAACAGCAAGCCCGCGAGCGCGGCCATCGCGCAGGTCATGAAAACGCGCGTGCGCGCGCTGCCGTGCAGCCCGGTGTGGGTAGATGAGGCGTAAGTGCCCATGTCGAATCTCCTGCTCAAACGCGTATGCGTGACCGTTATTGTGCGGAGCCCGCGCGCGACTTCACGCGGCGCCACGTGTTTATGTGATCTCCGTCATCGCGCACGGCGCGTGCGAAGCGGGCATCGACCTCGCGCGCGAAGCGGAGCAACACGTCACGCCCAGCAATCGACGTGCCTTGCGCTTACGCGGCTCGGGTAAGATGAAAGGTCCCACCTTCTGAATGCGCACGCATCCGATCATGGCCAATTCTTTCAGCGTTCTGCTCGCGCTCGCGGGCGTGTTGTTTCTGAGCGTCGCGAGCCCCGGTCCCAACTTCGTCGTCGTCACGTCCACGGCGCTGGCTTCGCGTCGCGCGGCGCTCGCCACGGGCCTCGGTCTCGCGGCCGCCTCGGGCACGTGGGCGTGGGTCGCCATCGCGGGCTTGAGCTTCCTCGTCGCGCACGTGGCGTGGATGGCCACCGCGTTGCGTCTGGCGGGCGCGGCGTATCTGATCTGGCTCGGCGCGAAGATGCTGTGGACCGCGCGCGACCCCTTGCCGTTGCGCGCGCAAGCAGCGGCTTCGGCGTGGCGCGCCGCGAAGA from Paraburkholderia acidisoli encodes the following:
- a CDS encoding sugar porter family MFS transporter, whose translation is MGTYASSTHTGLHGSARTRVFMTCAMAALAGLLFGLDIGVIAGALPFIAKDFQVSDHLQEWIVSSMMVGAAVGALAAGGLSFWLGRKYSLLLGAALFIVGSLLCASAPNPAFLIGARLVLGVAVGIATFTAPLYLSEIAPGQVRGAMVSAYQLMVTVGILVAFLSDTAFASSGAWRWMLGVVAIPAGIFLLGVLALPNSPRWLMMKNRNDEARKVLNSVRPETAVVEQEMKDIARQLQVKEQGFSLLRKNRDFRRSLALGIGLQVVQQLTGINVVMYYAPRIFGLAGYSGHQAQLWGTVIVGVVNVVATFIAIGLVDRWGRRPILLTGFGVMTVGMGALGWLLHLGVSTHAEQLFAVAMLLIFIAGFAMSAGPMIWILCSEIQPIKGRDFGIAASTFTNWVANTVVGATFLTLLNSLGHAQTFWLYAVLNAAFIAFTFFFVPETRGVPLEKIEENLLAGKPLREIGR
- a CDS encoding LysE family translocator is translated as MANSFSVLLALAGVLFLSVASPGPNFVVVTSTALASRRAALATGLGLAAASGTWAWVAIAGLSFLVAHVAWMATALRLAGAAYLIWLGAKMLWTARDPLPLRAQAAASAWRAAKKGYVVSMTNPKALAFYGSIFALMVPASAPFALNAAVVVLAVLISFAWYGSMALLASHPVVREFLLRRKAVLDTVAGAVLVALGGRMLAGR